In the Nicotiana tabacum cultivar K326 chromosome 16, ASM71507v2, whole genome shotgun sequence genome, one interval contains:
- the LOC107827093 gene encoding uncharacterized protein LOC107827093: MVSDLHYKRETKKRRLNRMAKLFIKQAQQYSKGRPSYPEELFNFIASKTPCHDLVWDVGTGSGQAAQSLAKLYKNVIATDTSPKQLEFAVKVPNVQYICTSPKMSMAKIETKIGTESSVDLVTIAQAMHWFDLPTFYQQVKWLLKKPNGVIAAWCYTVPEVNNSVDPIFEKFYTVDAGPYWESPRKLVDEKYKTIDFPFEPVSGCDHNGPFEFKIEKVMDLNSYFTYLKSWSAYQTAKEKGVELLTDDVVEKFTSVWNEDAESQKTVSFPIYLRIGKVGNL; the protein is encoded by the exons ATGGTTTCAGATCTTCATTATAAGAGAGAGACAAAAAAGAGGAGACTAAATAGAATGGCAAAATTGTTTATTAAGCAGGCACAACAGTACTCAAAGGGCAGGCCAAGTTACCCGGAAGAATTGTTCAATTTCATAGCTTCAAAAACCCCTTGTCATGACCTTGTTTGGGATGTTGGCACTGGTAGTGGCCAGGCTGCTCAATCT TTAGCTAAGCTCTACAAGAATGTAATAGCCACAGACACAAGTCCAAAGCAGCTTGAATTTGCAGTAAAGGTCCCTAATGTTCAATATATATGTACCTCTCCTAAGATGTCAATGGCCAAAATCGAAACCAAAATAGGAACAGAGTCAAGTGTAGATTTAGTAACAATTGCTCAAGCAATGCATTGGTTTGATCTTCCAACTTTTTATCAACAAGTGAAATGGTTACTCAAGAAACCAAATGGAGTAATAGCAGCCTGGTGTTACACTGTGCCAGAAGTAAACAATTCAGTGGATccaatttttgagaaattttacaCAGTTGATGCTGGACCATATTGGGAATCTCCGAGAAAATTAGTGGATGAAAAGTATAAAACTATTGACTTCCCATTTGAGCCTGTAAGTGGTTGTGATCACAATGGACCATTTGAGTTCAAGATTGAGAAAGTGATGGACTTGAATTCTTATTTCACATACTTGAAGTCATGGTCAGCTTATCAAACTGCAAAAGAAAAGGGTGTTGAGCTCTTGACTGATGATGTTGTTGAAAAATTCACAAGTGTTTGGAATGAAGATGCAGAGAGTCAGAAAACTGTGTCTTTCCCAATTTACTTGAGGATTGGCAAAGTTGGAAATTTGTAA